DNA from Rubripirellula lacrimiformis:
CTGGCGGATACAGGCCGCCGGAACTGCCGCTGTGTCGGATCGGCACTTGGTCCAACAGGCTTAGCATGGCCGACACGCCGCCGCCGACGCTGTGTCCAAACACATAGACGCGGTTCGGGGCGACGTCTGGTTGCGATGCCAACCACGTCGCAGCAGCCTTGGCATCGTCAGCTTCGCCCAGGAACATTTCGAAGTTCCCAGGGTTCCCGTTTTCGCCCCGAAGTGCCGGGGCCATCACGACGTATCCTCGATCGGAAGCTTCCTGGCACGCCAACAGGTCGCCTATTCCAAACGCAAAACCGCCATGCAGAAACACAAGCCCTGGGCGCTTGGGGGGGCTGCCCGGTTCGGCACCCGTTGCGGTTTGCTGCGGTCGCATCACCCATGCTTTTAGCGATAGGTCACCCGATGGATAGCTGACCTGTTCGACGCCCGGTGGCAACGGTTCGTCGTCGTAGTCTTGCGGTGCCGGGCCAGGCGTCAACAACTGAGTTTGAAAACCGTCACGCCACTGCGTGTACGTCATCCCATCGGGCAGTTCGGCCGACCCCAAAGACTGCTGATAGAAGCTGTTTGCAAACCAGCCTCCGACACCACAGCAAACCAACAACATCGCGGCAATCACGCCGCCGATGATCAACCACGTTTTGCCTGAACCGATAGAACTAGCCACGATAAGTCTGCTTAGCGAAGTATGAAAAGATGAAATCAGGAAATCATCGTACCACTGACCAAGTGGCAACGTCAGCGTTTGTTGCCACGATCCATGGGGTCAAGCAAACTCTGCCACAGCATTGTTGATCCATACCTCGCCTTCGGAATTCCACCTGACGGAATCCACTGGCGTGCAGCAAGAAACCGGGCCGGTTTCTAGGTCAAACAAACGCGCAGCCAGGTTGCCGTGGATCATCCGTCGCAGACCCACATAGGACGTCGTCAATCGTGGATTGATCTCGATCACGAAGTCTTCGCTGGGACGTTCGCCCAGCAGGATGTCCAGGCCGACGATGCCTCGTACCGTTGGTGGCATCACTTCGATCGTTCGCATCGCAAGCGCGGTCGCACGACGTTGCGCGTCGTCATCCAGCGGCCCTTGGCCTCCGGTGTATTCGCAAGTGTTGTCGCAAAGTTGCTGAGAAACTGCGGGCAGGAAAACCGTATGAGTTTTCGAAGCAACCAGTGCGATGGAGATCGACCGGCCGGGCATCCAGGCCTGCAGGATGCCGTTCTTTTCCAGCGACGCGCGGGCTTCTTCTAGCGAATCAAATTTCTTGATCTCTTTGGTTCCACAGCCGTCGCGTGGTTTGACCACAAATTTGTTGTACTTGGCGAGTTTCTTGACGAACCGCTTGTCGTTCAACGTCATGTAGATCGGGTGGGCAACGCCCGCGGAAATCAGTGTCTTGGCGGTCAGCCATTTGTCGCTGGCGACTCGCAAGAAATCTCCGCTGCCGGCGATCACGTCGACCCCGCCGGCGCGAAGCATCGCAACGGCTTTGGCCAGGACGCCATCGCTTTCGGGGGCAACGATGAGGGCTGCATCGCAGTTTTTAGCGGCCTCGATCCACTGCCCCCACAAAGGTGCGCTGGGATCGATTTCGATGGTTTCGGTGACGTTTAGCGGCATCGACGCAAAGCGAGCATCCAACGGGACCACCGTCTCTGCAACGCTGGCCAAGTCGGTTGACACACTGCGCAGCATTGCAGCGCCTTCGCGCCTTAGGGATAGCGGAATCTGATCAATGGCGTGCCCCGCCAATCCACCGCCACAAACATACTCTCCTACAAAGATACGCATCCATTTCTTCCCAACTGGGAACACGAATCACGGCAGCGCCGTGCGGTCGCATTTATCATAACAAATGCAGCGAGGTCTGATGGCGAAAGCCCCCAACTGTCGAATCCCCCAGCTTGGGGTAGCGGTCTGGGCGAAATCGATCATCGAAAGGCGAGCAAAAATGGCCCGGTTTGGCGTGTTTGGCCGGGTGGCGATTGGGGCGTTCGTTTTGGGGGCGCGCGGGGCGTTGCCCACGCGGTTAAACGATTGAAGTGCACCGCTGTTCGCGCGGGGCGATGCCCCTCTTTATCCTACACATCTATTTTAAGCCTTTGATTGCCAAATAGGCTTCGTGGTAGGCATGGGCTTTGAGCAGACCACGCCAGATGGTCGTCGAGCCTGGAGGTCCTTGCCCGTGTTGGTCTACGTAGCCACCTAGTTTGGCAATCACTCGACAAAAATCTTTCAGCGTCGGTGGGGTATCGCTGTGCAAAACACCGCCTTCAACGACCGTCATCACCGCTTGCCAAAACGTCGCATCGTAGATCGCCCCGCAGCTTGCCTCCGGAGTGACACGCGAAGCGCTTTTAAGTTGCTCGACTCGGAATGCCGTGATCATCAAGGCGGCCACAGCGTTCAAATATGCGTCAATACTTTGATACTTCAGCTTCTCTATCCTCATCCCGCTCTTGAGCGTCTTGAAAAAAACCTCGATGTCCCAGCGCCTGCAGTATGCTGATAAAACTAGCTCGATCTGAGCCAAACTGGTCACCGCGAGTGAAGTAAAGAGTACCCAGTGGATCGGCTCGCACCCCACCGGAGGATCAAGCTCAACCGCTTCGACAACTTGAAGCTCCACGCGAGCAACCTTTCCGCCGGGACGCTGCGGGCCATGCACTTGAACCGTCTTCGCACGAACCGAGATCGTTGCAGTGCGGCCGTCGCGGTTGCTTCGGCGTTTGCGGCTTTCACCGCTAATTAACGACTTTCGTGGCGAAACACTGACTTCAAATTCGTGCGAAAAAGGGACTTCGGCAATCGCCTCGCTCAGCACCTTGGGTTGTTCAGCAGAGCCAAGATAGACTCGCCGATCCTGACATCCGCGGATAACGAAATCATAGTTTTCGGCCAGATCATTGTTCTGGATGAGCAACTCGTAGATGTCTGATTCGCTGTCCGAGACGCCGATGTAATGAGTTTGAGGGTTTGCCAGAGCGATCTGTTCGCCGCTTTGCATCAGTTCAAGCCAACGAGCGCTTTCCTTTTCTTCAAACGCCATGGTCCTGATCTCGCGATCGCGTTGAGCTTTGCCCACGTTTTGGCGAATCGAGTCACGTGTCCAGATAAGTTGGTCAACGCAACCCAAGACGAGACCATCGAGAGTGACGGCATAAAGCGGATGCAGAAAGAATCCCCGCTTTTTTACGTCCTCCAGAGGCCCGGCACCGACGACTTGACGCGAAGGTTTGGTGAGATCGCAAACGGTGGTGTCCTGTGCCAGCACGACGACATCGTACTTGGCTGACCGCTCCATCGTGGCTTGATTATGGGGCTGCAGAATTGCCATCCAGTTCACACTGGGGGTGTTGAAAAGCCGGTAAGTGGCAGTGAGGTCTGCAACTTCTCCGCACGCCGCCGGTGTCGAGGGCGCTACCTGATCGAACTGCTCAAGAATTCGCCTGAAGCGTTTACTTCGACGCTTGTCACCCAGGTCCAAAGTCCGAGTCTCTTCCTCAATCCATCCTGGACACATCGAATCATCTCCGTCCCTTGAAGAAATGTCAGGGACGGAGTGTCTCAAGAAAGATGTGTAGGATAAAGAGGGCGATGCCCACGCGGTTAAACGATTGCAGTGCACCGCTGTTCGCGCGGGGCGTTGCCCACGCGGTTAAACGATTGAAGTGCGCCGCTGTTCGCGCGGGGGGATGCCCACGCGGTTAAACGATGCAGGCCTAAAAGATGCCCAGGTGGTCTCTTGCGTCGTCGGACATCATGTCTTGGCTCCACGGTGGCTCCATCACGACTTTGACTTCGCAAAGGTCCACTTCGTCCAGGCCTTCGGCGGCGCCCTTGGTACCGGCAACCA
Protein-coding regions in this window:
- a CDS encoding alpha/beta hydrolase family protein; this encodes MASSIGSGKTWLIIGGVIAAMLLVCCGVGGWFANSFYQQSLGSAELPDGMTYTQWRDGFQTQLLTPGPAPQDYDDEPLPPGVEQVSYPSGDLSLKAWVMRPQQTATGAEPGSPPKRPGLVFLHGGFAFGIGDLLACQEASDRGYVVMAPALRGENGNPGNFEMFLGEADDAKAAATWLASQPDVAPNRVYVFGHSVGGGVSAMLSLLDQVPIRHSGSSGGLYPPVVFLGWASDVPFNNTPEERMARLLLGNISHMQRDHYAYLGEQDNLRDSIAIAESEAPGESNLHLEIVPGDHFTSFDAALSKYLDLADQDE
- a CDS encoding ATP-grasp domain-containing protein, which produces MRIFVGEYVCGGGLAGHAIDQIPLSLRREGAAMLRSVSTDLASVAETVVPLDARFASMPLNVTETIEIDPSAPLWGQWIEAAKNCDAALIVAPESDGVLAKAVAMLRAGGVDVIAGSGDFLRVASDKWLTAKTLISAGVAHPIYMTLNDKRFVKKLAKYNKFVVKPRDGCGTKEIKKFDSLEEARASLEKNGILQAWMPGRSISIALVASKTHTVFLPAVSQQLCDNTCEYTGGQGPLDDDAQRRATALAMRTIEVMPPTVRGIVGLDILLGERPSEDFVIEINPRLTTSYVGLRRMIHGNLAARLFDLETGPVSCCTPVDSVRWNSEGEVWINNAVAEFA
- a CDS encoding IS4 family transposase — encoded protein: MHCNRLTAWASPSLSYTSFLRHSVPDISSRDGDDSMCPGWIEEETRTLDLGDKRRSKRFRRILEQFDQVAPSTPAACGEVADLTATYRLFNTPSVNWMAILQPHNQATMERSAKYDVVVLAQDTTVCDLTKPSRQVVGAGPLEDVKKRGFFLHPLYAVTLDGLVLGCVDQLIWTRDSIRQNVGKAQRDREIRTMAFEEKESARWLELMQSGEQIALANPQTHYIGVSDSESDIYELLIQNNDLAENYDFVIRGCQDRRVYLGSAEQPKVLSEAIAEVPFSHEFEVSVSPRKSLISGESRKRRSNRDGRTATISVRAKTVQVHGPQRPGGKVARVELQVVEAVELDPPVGCEPIHWVLFTSLAVTSLAQIELVLSAYCRRWDIEVFFKTLKSGMRIEKLKYQSIDAYLNAVAALMITAFRVEQLKSASRVTPEASCGAIYDATFWQAVMTVVEGGVLHSDTPPTLKDFCRVIAKLGGYVDQHGQGPPGSTTIWRGLLKAHAYHEAYLAIKGLK